The following proteins are co-located in the Tachysurus vachellii isolate PV-2020 chromosome 19, HZAU_Pvac_v1, whole genome shotgun sequence genome:
- the znf385a gene encoding zinc finger protein 385A isoform X2, with protein MDPVQKAVINHTFGVPLVKTKRPIISCNVCQIRFNSESQAEAHYKGNRHARRVKGIETSKTRPQESDKPPPGPTSSPSPPGAPTANTDTDSSKTEETQPVSQLSRPVVAQGSAPVSAPPTPDSPASSSAALMPSPTTPLPQPASSSSPGCGSSNSEPAGAPGGTAATPGNGETEEDKAKKLLYCSLCKVAVNSLSQLEAHNKGTKHKTILEARSGLGPIKAYPRLGPKPSGESGPTDPNTQERTFHCEICNVRVNSELQLKQHISSRRHRDGVAGKPNPLLSRHKKHRGADLTDLTKALGAGLLPSPLAVAAAMAAAASSNPLALRAAAPTPHPHHHLLQAPHLSHAILRPAPGPIRTSHGPILFSPY; from the exons aTGGATCCTGTTCAGAAGGCAGTGATCAACCACACCTTCGGAGTCCCACTGGTTAAGACCAAGCGGCCCATCATCTCCTGTAATGTCTGCCAGATTCGGTTCAACTCAGAG agTCAAGCAGAGGCCCACTATAAGGGGAACCGGCATGCCAGGAGAGTGAAAGGCATTGAGACCTCTAAGACTCGTCCACAGGAAAGTGACAAGCCTCCTCCTGGACCTACTTCCTCCCCATCACCCCCAGGAGCCCCGACAGCCAATACAGACACTGACTCCAGCAAAACAG AAGAGACGCAACCTGTGTCACAGCTGAGCAGGCCTGTGGTAGCGCAAGGGTCTGCGCCTGTGTCGGCTCCCCCTACCCCGGACTCCCCTGCTTCCTCTTCTGCTGCCCTCATGCCAAGCCCTACCACTCCTCTTCCTCAGCCTGCAAGCAGCTCCTCACCTGGTTGTGGGTCTTCGAACTCAGAGCCTGCTGGAGCACCAGGGGGGACTGCAGCTACTCCTGGCAACGGAGAGACGGAGGAGGACAAAGCCAAGAAACTGCTGTACTGCTCGCTGTGCAAAGTGGCcgtcaactctctctctcagctggaGGCTCACAATAAAG GCACCAAACACAAAACCATTCTCGAGGCTCGGAGTGGACTGGGTCCCATTAAGGCGTATCCTCGTCTGGGGCCCAagcccagtggagagagtgggcCTACAGACCCGAACACTCAGGAACGCACCTTCCACTGTGAGATCTGCAATGTGCGGGTCAATTCAGAACTGCAGCTCAAACAG CACATATCAAGTCGAAGGCACCGGGATGGAGTAGCAGGGAAGCCCAACCCACTCCTGAGCCGACACAAAAAGCACAGGGGTGCAGACCTCACG GATCTCACCAAAGCACTGGGTGCTGGCCTCCTGCCCAGTCCTCTGGCTGTAGCTGCAGCTATGGCAGCTGCCGCCTCATCCAATCCGCTAGCTCTCCGTGCCGCAGCTCCCACCCCACaccctcatcatcatctatTACAGGCCCCACACCTTAGCCATGCTATCCTGAGACCGGCCCCGGGGCCAATCCGTACCTCACACGGGCCCATTCTTTTCTCACCCTACTGA